TCAACGACTTTGGGGTGAAGCGCCTAGTGAGCTCGTTGAATGGCGGGGTGGTGGCCATCGATGTGGTGGTGAAATCCAAGCGAAGGCTGCACTTGGGTCTGTGGTGGGTGCCCGTATTCGACGTGTATGTCTCGTGCATGGGTGTGATCTTCACGGCTCCGACTGACAGCAAGGGTGACGGCGATTGGATGATCCTCATAGGAACCCCGAGCTGCACGCCGGACATCATCACTTTACTCTGGTAAGGGAAAATTTCGAGCTCCTGCTTGGCTTTTGCATTACTATCATCGTACCAGTTGTTTGTTCACCAATGAAGCTGATgaacaaaatgaaacaaaaaagaagctgCCGATCCTTAATATAATCACCTTCTTGGCACCGTCGCCACCCTAGTTGTGCTGGTGATGACTAGTCGAGATGGTGGTACTTTCCTTCGTACCTGTCTAGAAGGACGAGGCCCCAGCGACCAGGGCTTGTGGCCCGGCATGGCTGGAGGAACAAATAACAAGCAGTAACCTGAAAAATGTTGCTGTCAGTTCCCACGGTCAACTATCGATCTAGGGCCTTGTTGTGTcaatgttttctttcctttgcccTTACTACAtctaaaaaaaagcacaaattagttggttttttttttttttggtaagaacaCAAATTAGTTGGTTAATTCATATCGAAACAAGAAAAGGACATGCAACTCATTTACAGTTTGATGTTTCCCCTTGCAAAATACATGTCTTACAAGCTAATAGACCTTTTCATTTGACATTGCAGAGGATCAAGACGTTGTACAGGAGATCGACAAGCAGATGCGATAGTTGTCTTTTGATCGGAAACGAGTAGACAACCTGATGCAATACCGTGTGCCTTAGCAATATATCATTTTGTCTTCCTCTTTTAGTTTATGCTCTTTTGTACCCTTCTGCTAGCGGATTGTTTAACAAGATCGGCTCTGTTCGAAGCTGAAAAGGGCATCGCTTTGGCGGGCCCGATCTTATACGTGCATGATAAAAGGATGATACCTGTAGTTCTCGCTTACAGCTTGCTCAGCTCTGATCTTTTGTTATAATTCTCGACTCTTTGAATTGGCTGAGATCGACAGCTGAGATCGACGGCTGCGTCGTGTTGCCATGCGTTGATGAACATCAGTAGCTGGTTTCTTGATGAAAGCTAGGGTTTCGGCGCTCAATCAAAACTGAACCCAACCAAAAAATGCAGTTCGGTTTTCAGTTTGGATAGTGGAAAAATAACTGCTCCTGTTTCCGATTCAAGTCATTTTGGTTCGGTTTGATTAATCGAGCCGAACCgaaattctcaacaaaaactgAATACCCATTTtaaatttatcttctttctcATCTATTATTCAGTTCGGTTCCAGTAAGCGaggcaaaaagaggaaaaccgaaaaaccgaattAGGTCCACACTGGTTTGCGTTCGATTCAGTTCAGGTGCTCACTCTATCGGTTCggatttcctaaaaatgcaaaCCGAATCCAACCGTTTAACCCCTAATAATCCGTAGGAAAACTATTTAACTTCACCGGAATCACTGGCCCGTCGATAAGATATGGGCCGATTCCGTATAGGCCCAAACGAGTGGGCGGCCCAGACTTCACGCAAGGGACGAGAGCAAAGATCGCCTGCGACGCCGGCACACGGAAacccatcactctctctctctctacgcatAAGCCAAGCGAAGCTGGTCTATCTctctcgccctctctctctctctctctattcgaGCGTgtagaatctctctctctctcttgcttgcaCAGATTCTCTCTCCACTCGGCAAGCTTCCAATCGCCGGGCCTTTGAGAAACCctagctctctctttctctctctctctctctctctctgttctgcTGCCGCGTTCGGAGCAGCTTCGAGGTTTGCCGTTCGCGCTCCTCCGCCAGGTTCGACTCTGTTCCGCAGTTTCAATTTCGGATTTTGGTGTGGAATTTGTGGGTTGATTGCCGTATCCAGCTTTCCCTTGTGCGTCTGGTTCGTTTCCGTGTGGCCTTGAGGGTTCGATTTTATGGATCGGTGATCTTTGGGCTCATTCtggccgaaaccctagcttTGATTTGCGCGCGTGATTATTGGAATTTCGCTTTTCAagtttgaacttttattttgctCGGAGGATATTGCTACTTGCTTTCGTAAGGTTTAAAAGTTCGTGGGAATTGAGGTGAATTAAGCGCGTGTCATGTGAATTGTTTTCATTGTCGaatttcaaggatgaaattTGGCTTTTTCCAGCTAGCGAGTGAGGGGCGTTTGGTCGAATTCGTTGTTTCACTTCAGAAATGttgtgaattttttgtttttgcttcatTGGATTGCTGTTTGGAATATGTGGGCAGTGACCTGCGATGTCGACTCCTGCGAGGAAGAGGCTGATGAGGGATTTTAAGAGGTTGCAACAGGACCCACCGGCAGGCATTAGTGGGGCGCCCCAAGATAATAATATTATGCTTTGGAATGCGGTGATATTTGGGTATGTTGATTAGTGGTCTTAGATTCTTATAATATCTTTGCTTCCTTTCATTTGGTTACCGTTTCATCAGTATGGGTGGGTAAGCTGTTTGTTGTTTCTTCTGTGCTTGGATTGCAGTCCTGACGATACTCCATGGGATGGAGGTAAGCCTTCCATTGATTGTTCATCGCTTATGTGGACCTTCATGCTTGTTGAGAACGTGCTGTTATTTCTGTTGCAGATTATATATTTGTAGAGATTTTGGTTGTGGTTTACTTGCTCTAGTGACAATACATCTTACTATTACATAAAGGAGGGCTTTAAAGACATGGCATGTTGTCAGTTGTCAATCAATAAGGTGGTTTGGCGAAATAGCGTTCTcttatttcctttcctttcctcatTCTTTGGATAAGAATCTTTATTCTTTTACTCAAAAgctaaaattattttccttatttcatGGGATAAGGTTCATGGAGGTTGTACAATTCTCGATATCGGGTGCATTTATTTGCACTTTAGCATAAGCACTGCTTGATTAACAATACATCTTACTATTACATAAAGGAGGGCTTCAAAGACATGACACGTTGACAGTTGTCAATCTATAAGGTGGTTTGGCGAAATAATGTTCTcttatttcctttccttttcctcattCTTTGGATaagaattttcattcttttaCATGAAAGCTAtaaaaatttcctcattttgtcGGATAAGGCTCATGTAGGTTGTACAGTTCTCAACAATTATCGGGCGCATTTATTTACACTTCAGCAAAAgcaaaacataatattttttaggatttCGTGAAAACTTAAAATACTGcacaaatttaaataaaaaattacaaaaaactATATGCAAATGTACATAATGTGGTGAAAGTTTCAAGCATATGGGTTAAAGAAAGTCAAAATTGCGTTTGCcacaagatttattttaataaaaaagaaaaaaataattttgaggaAATTCATTTATCTGCTTGACCATTTCCAGTTAATTAGCTCTTGATGTCCTTTGCATCTTTTTAAGTATAGAGCGCATTGTTTCATGAAGTGTAGTTTTATCTGTTTTGATACCTGTTTTGTCTAGTTGAGGATTAAATTCAGGAGTAGAACTTAGTTATTTTGTTGTATTTACTAAAGAAGCCTCATGTTTTTAATTTCTCATGCACTTTAACAAGAAAGTTCTCATTGAGAGCTTCTCaataaaaatgtcataaaatgtTGGTTATATTGCCAATACATGAAAGATCTAATGAGAAAGTTTTGAATGAGAGCTTCtcgataaaaaatttcatgaaatttgggTTATATTAAACAATACATGAAAgatcattaaagaaaaaaagtacttCAAGGACGTATGCCAAAGGAAATATTACATTTGAACTAAATGTGAAAAGATAATGAGGGATTGCCAATGAGTTTGACTCATTTAGGGAAAAATATCTTTTTGCAAATTATGATGGCTTTTCTTAACACTATTgtttgagtattaattatgaaaaaagttaggattagataatcatgataatgccaaaaaatgGTATTCCGTACCTGCACTAGTTACTTCCCTATTACGGGCATTGGGTGCATTATAACCATGGGGTGTCGCATTTAGTCATGTGGGACCACATGATGAACCCTCTTTGAACTAAAAGGAGATGATCCACTGTCTCATTCTCTCCATGTTTTCTTTCTGGTTGCTTCTGTTGGTTTTACTCCATACATTCGTGATAATTTTCTGCACCTGTTGATTCTgcatttaaaaatttgcaagagTTTTCCAGGTACGTTCAAGTTGACTCTTCAGTTTTCAGAGGATTATCCAAATAAACCTCCAACAGTGCGCTTTGTTTCTCGAATGTTTCATCCAAACAGTAAGTTGCAGGAAAATCAAGTTACAAGCTGCCTTGAGTGAGCATCTATTCTCATGATGTAAAATGATTACTGATGGCCTTGTTTcattactaaatttttttatagtttatGCCGACGGAAGTATCTGTTTGGATATATTGCAAAACCAGTGGAGTCCTATATATGATGTTGCAGCAATACTCACATCTATCCAGGTACTATAAACTTTCCTGTTTTTAGTAGCATGCTTTCTACAAGAAAGCAACTGGAACATTTACTGGATGGATATATTGGTTTTGAATTTGAACTTGGCATCTTGT
The nucleotide sequence above comes from Eucalyptus grandis isolate ANBG69807.140 chromosome 2, ASM1654582v1, whole genome shotgun sequence. Encoded proteins:
- the LOC104419230 gene encoding ubiquitin-conjugating enzyme E2 2; translated protein: MSTPARKRLMRDFKRLQQDPPAGISGAPQDNNIMLWNAVIFGPDDTPWDGGTFKLTLQFSEDYPNKPPTVRFVSRMFHPNIYADGSICLDILQNQWSPIYDVAAILTSIQSLLCDPNPNSPANSEAARMFSENKREYNRRVREIVEQSWTAD